From Pseudomonas arsenicoxydans:
GCGCTATGTATCGCGCTACAACATCACCAGGCCGCATAGCTACAACGACTATCGGTCACCAGTCGCCAGGGAGAAGTTGGCGGCGTGAAACCTTAATCGGTGTCCAAGATTACTTGACCAGTTCAGGCTCGCTCCCACATTGGTTCTATGAACGACGTAGATCCCTGTGGGAGCGGGCTTGCCCGCGATAGCGATTCAACAGGCGAAGAGTTTCTTCGCCCCAAGCATCAAGCGCCGTGGCACTTCTTGAATTTCTTGCCGTTGCCGCAAGGGCAAGGGTCGTTGCGGCCGACGTCTTTCAGGGCGTTGCGCACCGGTTCCTGGTGGGCGTGGCCGCAGTTCGGGCCGTGGACATGGCCATGGTCGTGATCATGGTGGTCGTGATGGTCATGATCGTGGTTGCAGTCAGGGCCATGGACATGGGGTTGCTGGGTCATCGGGTTTTCTCCGGAATTAAATCGGCGGGGATTAGCCGAGTAGGCCGGGGATCGCATGATATGGACCTACTCAGCCCTTTGTCTACTCGGTTTGTTACACCATTGTCTCATTCTTGGCACCGACCCAAAAGCCTCATCCAGAGGCCTGCGCGGGAACGGTAAGGACCCATGCGGACACGCGATAAGGTTCACGCGGGAGGGCCTACGGGGGAACCTGCGCACGTATGCGTAGTGAGGTGGTCATTCAGATTTTTCTGTCAGATTCTCAAAGGGGCTTGCTCGGCCCCAGCGTGATTTAGACCATACTCGGATTTTGGGGCTGGGGTGCTGACCATGAGCTGGGAAGACGTATTCAAGCTGTTAGGTGCCGCAATATTCTCACTCGGAGGCGGCGGGGCTCTTGTGTTCGGCCTCTCCTCTTGGTTAGGGAAGGTCTGGGCAGGCCGGATATTGGGGAAAGAAACGCATCGACTGAACTTGGAGGTAGAGGCTGCCAAACGAAGCCTCGACCTCATCAAGGAAAATACTCTCCGCTTCCAGAATGACAAAATCCTTGCATACCGGGCAGTCGTAGAAATCATTGCGCGGATTCTTGCTACGTTCGACTCTTACGAAAGCAACAGATTATCCGCCACCGATGCGGCTGCTCGCTTTGATGAATTTAATGAACACCGGATTAGGGTCTATGGGTATCTCGCCATGCTCGCACCTCAAGCTGTAATGGATGCCCAAGATGTCCTTATGGATTACCTGCTCAAAATTTGTAATAACACCGACCAATACGAATGGGCCAGAGTCAGGGAGAAGGCGCTCGTGGCGTTCAATGCTATCCGTGCAGATATTGGTATTGATAAAAGCCCCATCACCTACAACGGCGATCTTTGAACCAGAAAGCACCACGGCAAGGTCTCCCATCACAGCCACCATGTATAACGCAAACGACATCCACAAGGCCTTCGCCTCAAGAATGGGACTTATCCTACAGACCCGTTCTTTCCTTTCCGGTAGCCTTCCGCGCGCCCAGTAGCAAGACTGGTTCAAATCTATGGATAAAAAACGCAAGGATGATGCTGGATGATTTCTTCTGCTCGATTGGGTGACAAACACGTCTGCCCATTGCCCATTGCCCATTGCCCGGTCACGGCACAACACCAATTGCGTCTGCCAGCAGTAACGTCAACATCAACTTTATGGGCTCCGCCCGTGTTGGCGATACCTGTGGATGTGGCGCTGTCATCACCACGGGCTTTCCCTCTATTCAAGTGAATGGCCGTCCCATGGCCCACTTAGGGAGCCCTACCAGTCACGGTGGGACGATCATTACGGGATCAGGCGATGTCGGTGGTGGCTTCGTCATGGGTGACGCTGGTGGTGCAACCATTATTAACTTCATGGCGCTGGGAGCCTTCCGGCCTGACGGTTCCGTGGACGATGAGAAGATGGCGACATTGTTGGCTGACCCGAAGCTTAAGGAGAAAGCCTTAGCGGCGAACGCTTTGGTAGACCCTAAAGCAGCCGCTAAGGAGCCTGAGGTGAACGATGGACCGGAAGGTTGTACCCACCCGAACATGATGGAGAAGCTTGCGGATTACATCGCAGACGAGATGAATCGCAATATTCACGACTCCTCGGTCTTAAAGATGAAAGAACTGCTCAGCTATGACGTGGCGGAAGAGACCCGCAAGCAAATGGAGCAGCCTTGGTATGCCCAAATTGGTGCGACCAGCCCTCAAACTATTGGTGCTGCCAATGGCGCGGCTGCGATGGCACTTTGGACTGAGCGAGTAGGTCAGGACCGAGTTTGGGACCACAAACCAAAGATCCACGCGAAGTTTGGTAGGTATCGCCACAGGCAAGGCAAGTACGACTACTACTACGATATTTGGTCGAACATTCACTATGGCTATGTTGGTATGGCTGGAGGACTCACCGAAGGCGTCCTGCTGGATGGCGCTGGGGCTGAGCAGATTGTTTCAGATCAATTACGACAGTGGGAAGAGAAGATATTTGTCGCAAAAGATCAGCAAAGGCTCAAAGGGCCTCATGCCACAGAAGATGTAGAAGGGCTACGAGCCTGGGATGACGTCCCTGATCGAATTTCAATTAGTATCGGCATCAAACTCTTCAACGACTATCCACATGGGGGCGTCCCGCCACAAGCAATCATGGACGCAGTGCTTGCAGTCACACCGGAAGAATGGGGAGAGGGAGTCAGTGTTCATGTATGCGCGAAATATTAAAGCCCGATATGTAATTGGGGCACTCGTCATTGTCCCATTGCTGTTTTGGTACGTGGCGACCCCCGTCGTCCGTGTCCACTACTCCCAAGAGGGCACAGACGAGCTTCGGCTAATCTGGAACACGCAGCACAATATTCATAAAGAAAGGATGCTTCCGGGGCAAGCCACATTCGATACTGGGCATATTTTCCCCAATGAGAAATTCTTCATGATGTTCGATTGGTGGTCCGACAAGGGGCTTAGGAGGTGCATCGATATAACGCCAAAATGGGGGAGCGCGTTAGATATTTACCTCAATGGAACAGCTCGCATCGACACTGCTAAAACCTCCCCTAACGTTATTGCCCGCTTGAAGGCGTGTGAGGGTGATGCTGATCCTTTCCGGCCTTAAACGCCCCGCCAGCACCACGGCAAGGTCACGCGTCGGAGCCACCAAGTACAACGCAGACGACATCCACAAGGCCTTCGACCAAGCAGCCCTGCCGTCCCATCTCATTGGACTAATCTGGCAGGGGCTCTTGTTGGTCAGTTCAAGGTGACAAGGGGTCGGGCGCGAGAGCCTACGGGAGGGATCAGTGCATGTATGGAAGTGAGGTGGTCACTCAGATTAGCGAGGATGGTTTGTAACAGGTTCGTGCCTTGCTTGGCACATTCGATACTGGTCATGCGCTGAAACACCTGAGTTCATTGGGTTCCGGCCTTACGGAATTAAATCGGCGGGGATTATCACGCCATTGCGCGCCAGGTGCACGTAGTGCGCGATGAATAAGCCGGTTTCCATTTCACCTTCCAGACGATAGGGGATGGGTTGATCGGGTTTTTTCAGCATTTTCACCAGATCCCGGACCTTGGGCCACAGGTTGGTGCGGATCGGCACTTTGAAATAAGCGCTGCGTTTGGGGCCGACCGTGAACCAGTGTTCGTGTTCGCCTTCGGTCAGCAGCATGTCGCCCAAGTGAATGCGGTATTCGAGGCTGCGTACCGTCAGGTCGCTGTCGTTGGGGTTGTCGACGCGAAAATGCAGGATGAATTTCTGCTCCATCAGCTTGGCCCGCACAACTTCGACCTGGACCAGATGCACTTGTGGGTCGGGCTCATCGTTGCCGAACCACGACGCGCAGCCGCTGAGTCCTGACAGCAGGAACAAGGTGAACAGATAGCGTGCGAATCGCTGGGTGATCATGGCGGTATTTCTCCCTTGAACCCCAGTCTAGACGGAAAAGATCGCAACCTTCGATCGCTGCGCAATGGCGCGGCGCAGCTCTGTCGATCTGCTGCGATCCTTTGAACTCACCTCACGCGCCGAAATACCCCGCGCAACACTTCTTGAATTTCTGCCCGCTGGCGCACGGACACGCATCATTACGCCCGGCCTTGAGTGGCACGGTGGGGTCGATGAAGTACCAGTGGCCGGCGTTCTGTACGAACGAAGAGCGCTCGCGATGGCTGTGTTCGCCGGTGCCGTCGTGCCAGCGCGCGGTGAAGGTCACGAACGCATGTTCCGGCTGGCCGCCGAATACTTCGGAGCTTTCCACCTCAAGACCCAGCCAGGTGCTTTGCGCGCTCCAGTCACTGATGGACTGACGATCCAGGCCTGGCTGCTGTGCGGGCAGGGTGGTCGCCACCAGATAGTCGATCAGCCCCAGCACATAAGCGCTGTAGCGTGAGCGCATCAAGGCTTCGGCACACGGCGCCGGATGCCCGGCATGGTAATGGCCGCAGCAGGCATCGAGCAGGGTGCCGCTGCCGCAAGGGCAAATGGATGTACTCACCCGTTACCACCAGTATTTCCCGAAGTTTTCCGGATTGGCCCAGAACCGTGAATTGAGCCAGTCGGGCACCTGTTTGTAGTCAAGCAGATCGTAAGTAAACAGCGTCAGCACTTGATCGTCGCGCTGGAAGCGTTCGCTGGCTTGCAGGGCCAGGGAAAAAAAGTCCGTCTCTTGCCAGCCACTGGCCGGCAAATCCGCCAGCACTGCAATACGGCTGGCGTTGAGGTTGCGGATCCCTCCCAACAAGTTCAGACCGTCGCGCTTGGGCAAGTGTTCGAGGCAATCGACCACCAGCGCCAGATCAAACCGTCGAGCCGCCAACTCGGCCGGCAACGGTCCGGGGGTGGCGTGCGCGACGCAACTATCAGGGTGCGCCAGCTTGAAGGCTTCCAGGGCGGGGAACTCGCTGGCGCCAATCAACAGCAGACGCGCAGGGGCGTAACGATCAAGCAAAGCGGCCAACGCCTGCTGGGGCGTGCGCGAAGAAATACCTGAAATCATCAAAGATCCTCAATCAGAGTCGCCAAGACTAGCCTGCCCAAACGTTCGGGCCTAGAGCGGGTTTGCCCTAAAAGCCGCCATCTGGCGTGAACGCGGGGCGAAAAGAGCAATAGCCTATTGCTGGCGGAGATTAAAACTCCGGTCTTTACTCCCTGAATCGGTTCTTAGCCGATCCCTCAGGAGAAAACTAGATGAGCATAGTTCGGACAGCATTACCCTTGGTTCTGCTAACCAGTGTGTTAACTGGTTGCGCAGGTTTGCAGAAAACCGACTGGCCGACCTGTGCGGCGGTCGGCGGTGTCGTGGGTGCAGGTCTCGGCGCGACCGAGAGCTCGGCATGGGCAGGGTATGGCGCACTGCTGGTAGGTGGTACGGCAGCGGCCTATTGCTGGGTTCACGGTGATGGCGACGAGGATGGCGATGGTGTGCCGGATAGTCGCGACAAGTGCCCGGGCACCCCTCGAGGCGTGAAGGTCGATGCCAACGGCTGCCCTCCACCGGCGCCTGCACCTGTGGTCGAAGAGGCTGTGGTGGTCAAGGAAGAAGTCATTGTCATCCGCGATGTTCACTTCCAGTTCGACAAGGCCACGCTCACGCCCTCCGATAAACAAGTCCTCGACAAAATTGCCACGCGCCTGAAACAGGAGGCACCTACCGCCAGATTGACCGTGACCGGCCATACCGACAGCGTGGGCAGCGATGCCTACAACCAGAAACTGTCGGATAAGCGTGCTCACTCGGTGGTTGAATACCTCATCCAGCAAGGCGTACCGCGTAGCAGCTTCGTGTCTGTGGTCGGCGCCGGTGAAAGCCAGCCGGTGGCTGATAACAAAACGGCTGACGGCCGTGCCATGAACCGTCGCACGGAAATCAAAATCGATCGATAGGCCCTATCCGCTCCGCGGCTTGTGCAGTCGCGGATGCGGGTCTTTACTCCTGTGTAACCGGTATGGGCCGGTGACACAGGAGCTTTCAATATGAGCGTTCTCACACGGACCGTCTTGCCGGTTCTGCTTTTCGGCAGCCTATTGACCGGTTGCGCAACTCACAGCGATGGCACCGCCCCCCTCAATCAACGTACCTGGCCGATCTGCAGCCTCATTGGTGGACTGGTCGGCGGAGGATTGGGCGCGCTTGAAAGTGGCGGCTGGGCAGGCGGTGGTGCGGCGCTCGGGATACTGACCGGTGGTTTGATCTGTTACGCCCAGGATGGCGATGAGGACGGTGATGGTGTCTTCGATCGACGTGATCGTTGCCCCGATACGCCCGCCAACACACCTGTTGAACACCATGGCTGTCCGCTGCCGCAGTACCCGGCCAGCGTGAAACCTGTCGAAGTTGTGCAACCCGAAGTCATCACCCTGCCCAGCGATGTGCTGTTTGCCTTCAACAAGTCTGACCTGAGTCCCTCTGCGAAAAGTCAGCTGGATTCGGTGATGTTCAAACTGCAACTTGCCGATGTGGTGAGCATCAAGGTAGTCGGTCACACCGACAGCGTCGGCTCAGATGAATACAATCAGGCACTTTCGGAGCGTCGCGCCAGCAGTGTGGCGGCTTATCTGTTGAGCCAGGGCATTGCGCCGAGCAAGCTCACCAGCGAAGGCAAGGGCGAAAGCCAGCCGGTGGCCGACAACGATACCGAAGAAGGACGCGCGAAAAACCGTCGCGTGGAATTGCACATTAATCGCTAAGCCGCGAAATAGAGCCGTCGGGCAACAATGACAGTTGATCCGACGGCCATTGGGCGGCCTTCATGAAGAATTTTCCGTTGCCCACTGGCGTATTCCTCGCGGAAGCCGTTACTGTGCGCGCAAAGAATAATTCTCAACGGGGGAGCGTATGAAGGTGTTTTGGGGCCTGGGGAAGTTATTGACCCTGCTGTTCTGGCTGGTGGTGCTGGTCAATCTGCTGACGCCGTTTGTCAATCCGCTGCACCTGTTGGTCAATCTGGCCGGCGGTCTGTTGGCGGGTCTTCATCTTCTTGAGGCGGTGTTCTGTTACCGCAGCCTCAGGGGGCGCGCTCATCCTTGGGGCGATCGCCTGCAGATCCTGTTTTTCGGCGTATTCCACCTGCAAACCCTCCCGGCTCCGACCGCATCGAAGGCTTCCCATGCGTAAACTCTGTCTGCTCGCCGCTCTCATCAGTCCATTGGCCTGCGCTCAGGTGGTCAGTGTCCAGACCAACTCGCTGATGCGCTTGCCCAACACCGCCAGCACCTTGCAGCTGGAGCGTCTGGAAGTCGCCGATTACGGCACCTTGTTGATTCCTTCAAACGTGACCGAATTGACGGTCGGCGAATTGCATCTGGGGCGTGAAGCGCGGATCGCTATCGTGCCCAGTGAACAGCCGCTGGAATTGAAAGTCAGTCGTGCCGAGCTGTCTGAGGGCAGCCAGATTACCGCGCGTGGCGCGCCGGGGACCTACCTCAAGGCTGCCCGCGCGGGACGTAACCTGAATTTGCGGATCAAGGCACTGAATGCGCTGCAACTGTCGGTGGATGCTCGCGGTGGTGCGGGTGCGCCAGGGTTTGTCGGCCTCGACGGCGCCAACGGTGAGGCCCCGGGATGCACTTGGGGCCAGGCAGGTCGCGGTGCCGATGGCAGCGATGGCAGTGATGGCCAGCCCGGAGCGCCGGGTGCGTTGGTCAGGCTGGAAGTGCCGCGTGACTACCCTGCGCAACAGATCAAGGTTCAGGTGGCTGGCGGTGCCGGTGGCCTCGCCGGTCCCGGCGGCAAGCCGGGCGCGGGTGGCAAGGCCAAGGGCTGTTTCGTTTACAAGGCCGATGGCGGCAAGAGCGGGCATCCTGGCGTCGATGGTCAACCGGGGCCTGCCGGCGCAGCGGGTTCGGTGACTGTTCAGCGGTTGTAAGCACTGTCCGATAGTTCCCACGCGGAGCGTGGGAACTTCGGTCTCAAAACATGGGGCGCGCGGCCGCGATCGCCACCAGTACCAGCCCGACGATCAGATTGATCCCCACCAGCTTGCGAATCTGCCCCAGCGTCGCTGCGCCGGCCGGCCAATCCTGCGCCACGACTGCCGTACGCAACTGCGGCAGCAGCAACGCCTGAATCCGGATGAACAGCGCCGTCATCACCACGTACAGGCCCATCATTACCTGCACATACCGTGGCGCTGTCTCGAACCCGGCGAACTGCAGATGAATCATGCCCACTCCGCTGATGGGCAAAAGCACCACCGCGACCCAGACCCAGCGAAAAAAACCTTGAAACACTTCTACCCACAGCTTCAACCGGGCAGGGCCCTCCAACGCCTTCATTGCCGCGGGTCGCAAGACCATCCAGGCGAAAAACATGCCGCCCACCCAGACCAGGGCAGACAGGACATGCAGGGTGTAAACGATGCCAAAAGGTGTCATTGGGGTACTCCGTTCTGCGCGGGATTAATTAGCGCGGTATGATAGCCGCCGAACCGAACCACTGAAAATTTATCCAGCGTTTTTTGCGCCCGACAATCCATGATCAGCACCGAACTCAAAACTACGATCCAGGGCGCCTATTCGCGTTTTCTTGAAGCCAAAAGCCTCAAGCCGCGCTACGGCCAACGCCTGATGATCGCCGAAATTGCCAAGGTCCTCGGTGACATCGACACCGACGATGAAGGCCGGCGCAGTGGCGACCCCGCGATTGTCGCGGTGGAAGCCGGCACCGGTACAGGCAAAACCGTGGCCTACAGCCTCGCGGCGATTCCCACCGCCAAGGCTGCCGGCAAACGCCTGGTAATCGCCACGGCCACCGTGGCCCTGCAAGAGCAGATCGTCTACAAGGATCTGCCCGACCTGATGCGCAACAGCGGGCTGAATTTCACCTTCGCCCTGGCCAAGGGGCGCGGGCGCTACATGTGCCTGTCCAAGCTCGATATGTTGCTCCAGGAAGGCCACGCACAAACCGCCACGGCGCAGTTGTTCGAAGAAGAAGGCTTCAAGATCGAAGTCGACGAGGCCAGTCAAAAGCTGTTCACCAGCATGATCGAGAAACTCGCCGGCAATAAATGGGACGGTGACCGCGATAGTTGGTCGACGGCCCTCGAGGACGCCGATTGGGCGCGCCTGACCACCGATCACAGCCAGTGCACCAACCGTCATTGCCCGAACTTCGGCCAGTGCGCCTTCTACAAGGCCCGCGAAGGCATGGGCAAGGTCGACGTCATCGTCACCAACCACGACATGGTCCTGGCCGACCTGGCCCTCGGCGGCGGCGCGGTACTGCCCGATCCGCGCGACACCATCTACGTATTCGACGAAGGCCATCACCTGCCGGACAAGGCCATCGGCCACTTCGCCCACTACACGCGCCTGCGTTCCACTGCCGACTGGCTGGAAACCACGGCCAAGAACCTCACCAAACTGCTCGCCCAGCACCCGCTGCCTGGCGACCTGGGCAAGTTGATCGAGCAGGTGCCGGAACTGGCCCGTGAGATCAAGACCCAGCAACAATTCATGTTCACTGCCTGCGAACAGGTCGCTGATTTCAAGCCCGGCGAAGATGTCGAGGGCCGCGAGCGGCCGCGTCACCGGTTCGTCGGCGGGGTGATTCCCGAGCACATGCGTGAGATGGGCGTCGAGTTGAAGAAGGGCTTTGCCCGTTTGACCGACCTGTTCACCCGGCTCACCGAGCTGCTCAAGGAAGGCATGGACGGCGAGGTCAACATCGGCATCGCCAGCAACCAGGCCGAAGAGTGGTATCCGCTGTTCGGTAGCCTGTTGTCTCGTTCTTCGGGCAACTGGGAGTTGTGGGTCGCGTTCACCGCCGAAGACCCGGAAGACAACCCGCCCATGGCGCGTTGGCTGACCCTGGCCGAAAGCGGTTCGTTGTTCGACATCGAGGTCAACGCCAGCCCGATCCTTGCGGCGGAAATGCTCCGACGCAATTTGTGGAACGTGGCCTACGGCGCCTTGGTGACGTCCGCGACCCTGACGGCGCTGGGCACCTTCGACCGCTTCCGCATGCGCGCCGGGCTGCCGAAAAAAGCCGTGACTGCCGTGGTCCCAAGCCCGTTCCATCACGCCGATGCGGGCGTGTTGCGGGTGCCGGACCTCAAGGCCGACCCGCGTGATGCGCCGGCCCATACGGCGGCGATCATCCGTGATCTGCCCCAATTGGTCGAAGGTTCGCGCGGCACCCTGGTGCTGTTCTCTTCGCGCAAACAGATGCAGGACGTATTCGACGGGCTCGACCGCGACTGGCGCAAGCAAGTGTTCATTCAAGGCAACTTGTCCAAACAGGAAACCCTGAACAAGCACAAGGCGCGCGTCGATGGCGGGGACTCCAGCGTGCTGTTCGGCCTGGCGAGTTTTGCCGAAGGGGTCGACTTGCCCGGTGCTTACTGCGAGCACGTGGTGATCGCCAAGATTCCGTTCTCGGTGCCGGACGATCCGGTTGAAGCGGCCCTGGCCGAATGGATCGAAGCCCGTGGCGGCAATCCGTTCATGGAGATCTCCGTGCCGGATGCCTCGCTGAAACTGGTCCAGGCCTGCGGCCGCCTGCTGCGTACCGAAGAAGACCGCGGCACCATCACCTTGCTCGACAGACGCCTGGTCACCCAGCGTTACGGCAAGGCGATCCTCAATGCGTTGCCGCCATTCCGTCGTGAAATTTCCTGATACAAGGCTGGGCAATTTTGCCCAACCTGTTGTCTATCTCTCTACCATCGCTTTTCCACTGGCCATTGTTGGCCGTTAGGGAGAACTTCGTTCTTATGATCCGCCGTTCGTTGCCCGCTGTTTTTGCCCTGATGTTCGCAACCCCTTTGCTGGCGGCTCCTGCCGGCCAACAGACGTTGTTCAACTTTGTGCGCCCTGCCGATGTGGTTCAGGTGACGACTCAGGATGCCAGTCTGCCGCAGTCCAATGCTGAGCAAACAGCCGACGGCGAAGTGTTGCGTCGGGTGACATTCAACCCGGTCGCGCAACCGAGTGTGCGTCTGACCCCGCAAACGGGCGCCTGGGACTGGTCGCAGTCGGGCGTCATGACCTTGCGGGTCCAGAGCGCAATGAGCTGGGCCTTGACCCTGTACGTGAAAATCCAGAGCAACGATGGCAAGACCCTGATCAGCCGTGTCGACTTACCGGCCGGGCCTGCGCAAACCCTGCTGGTGCCGCTGCAGCCGTTTTCGCCATTGAACCAGGGCATGAAAGCCGGCCCACCGATGCCGATGACCTTTGATGGTCAGCGCGTATTGCTGGCCAGCAGCAGCGGGGAGCTGGATCGCAGTCAGGTGGTCTCTGTGACCCTGTCGATGGATCAGCCCAACGTTGCCCAAAGCATCCTGCTTGAGCGCTTCGGCGTGCAGGACGGTGACGCCGTGACCAAGGCGGCTTACGGCGGTCTGGTGGACGCTTACGGTCAATCAACCCGGGCCAAATGGCCGGAGAAGGTCGGCAGTGACGAGCAGCTCAAAAGTGCCACCGCCAAGGAACAGCAACAAACCAAGACCTGGCTCGCCGAGCGCGAGAAGTCGTCGCTGGACAAGTTCGGCGGCTTGAACAAAGGCCCGACGTTCAAGGCCAGCGGTTTTTTCCGCACGGAAAAGCGTGACGGTCGCTGGTATCTGGTGACGCCTGAAGGTCATCCGTTCTATTCGCTGGGGGTCAATACAGTCACCCCGGACATCGACCAGACCTACGTCGAGGGTCGGGAGTGGATGTTCGAGTCCCTGCCAAAACCCGGCGAACCGCTGGCCAGTCACTTTGGCGAAGGCGACAACCGTGGCGGCAATGGGGTGGATCAGGGCCGAAGCTACAATGCCGGTCGCTGGTATGACTTCTACGGCGCCAACTTGCAGCGCCTGTATGGCGAACCGTGCAAGCCGGGCCGTGACACCAAGGCGGGTGTCGCTGAAGCCGCCAAGGCTGAAGCGGTTGAGGCGACGGCCGAGAATACCGCTGAGCCACTGGTCGTTCCAGCAACCACTGAATCGGGTGTCGCCGAAGCCGCCAAGAGCAGCGCGGTTGAGGCGAGCGCCGCGAACACGGTTGAGCAGAAACCTGCCGAACCCTGCAAAGCCGTGGTTGATGAGCAACGCTGGGCCAGCCATACGCTGGACCGTTTGCAAGCCTGGGGCTTCAACACCGTCGGTAACTGGAGCGCCCCGGTTCTGGCCAACGCCGATCGCGTGCCATACACCTTGCCGCTGTCGATCGTCGGTGATTACGCCAGCATCAGCACCGGCACCGACTGGTGGGGCGCCATGCCCGACCCGTTCGATCCGCGTTTCGCCATGGCGACCGAACGTGCAGTGGCCATCGCTGCCCGGGACCATCGCGACGATCCGTGGCTGATCGGTTATTTCGCCGACAACGAACTGGCCTGGGCCGGTCCGGGCGACGATCCCAAGGCTCGGTACGCGTTGGCTTATGGCACCTTGAAAATGACCACTGACGTGCCAGCCAAACGCGCGTTCCTCAAGCAATTGCGCGACAAGTACCGCAACCAGGCGGGCCTGTCCAAAGCCTGGGGCATTGACTTGCCGGCCTGGGAATTGATGGAAGATCCGGGTTTCGTGGCGCCGCTGCCAAGTGCCGATCACCCGGAAATCGAAGCCGACTTCAAATACTTCCAGAAGGTCTTCGCCGACACTTACTTCAAGACCATCTCCGATTCGCTCAAGTGGCACGCGCCGAACCAGCTGTTGCTGGGTG
This genomic window contains:
- a CDS encoding beta-agarase — encoded protein: MIRRSLPAVFALMFATPLLAAPAGQQTLFNFVRPADVVQVTTQDASLPQSNAEQTADGEVLRRVTFNPVAQPSVRLTPQTGAWDWSQSGVMTLRVQSAMSWALTLYVKIQSNDGKTLISRVDLPAGPAQTLLVPLQPFSPLNQGMKAGPPMPMTFDGQRVLLASSSGELDRSQVVSVTLSMDQPNVAQSILLERFGVQDGDAVTKAAYGGLVDAYGQSTRAKWPEKVGSDEQLKSATAKEQQQTKTWLAEREKSSLDKFGGLNKGPTFKASGFFRTEKRDGRWYLVTPEGHPFYSLGVNTVTPDIDQTYVEGREWMFESLPKPGEPLASHFGEGDNRGGNGVDQGRSYNAGRWYDFYGANLQRLYGEPCKPGRDTKAGVAEAAKAEAVEATAENTAEPLVVPATTESGVAEAAKSSAVEASAANTVEQKPAEPCKAVVDEQRWASHTLDRLQAWGFNTVGNWSAPVLANADRVPYTLPLSIVGDYASISTGTDWWGAMPDPFDPRFAMATERAVAIAARDHRDDPWLIGYFADNELAWAGPGDDPKARYALAYGTLKMTTDVPAKRAFLKQLRDKYRNQAGLSKAWGIDLPAWELMEDPGFVAPLPSADHPEIEADFKYFQKVFADTYFKTISDSLKWHAPNQLLLGGRFAISTPEAVESCAQYCDVLSFNMYTLQPQDGYDFARLRSLDKPVLITEFNFGSADRGPFWGGVTQLAKEEDRGPAYANFLKQAMSEPSIVGVHWFQYLDQPVTGRLLDGENGHFGLVGITDLPFQGFVDSVRKSNLAIVDQLGKEAEKAKAEADKASHDATGGRKADAGKGAGQGAGHTGGHSANGH